From the Petrotoga sp. 9PWA.NaAc.5.4 genome, the window AGCTATTTTAGACAGACTTTTGCACCATTCACATGTGATTGCAATAAAAGGAGAATCTTACAGATTAAAAGAAAAACTGGATTTGTTTTCAAACGTTTCTAATTCTTAATTCTATTTTTTGTACATTATTATTTTCCATTTTTTGTACACTATGGTATTGACTTTTACACTTCTGAAATAAATAAAATAACCTTCATTAGAAATTTTGACAAGGTAAGCGCACAATATGGTATAAAATGGAACATAACTATTATACTATATTGGATCAGACCATATTCTTATTTAAGTCTTGACGAGCCAAACAGAGAATATTTATTAAAAGAAGATTCGCTTTATCGTGAAAATATCTTAAACATTTCAAACTTAAAGAATCCCCCTAATGGAAATATTTACTTAGATATAATAGATGTATTCAAAGAAATGTTTAAAAATCCTGATAATCCTCATCACAGTTTTCCAGATTTGTCATATGAAGCATTGAAATTGCGGAAAAATAAAAATAAGGAAACAAACATAAATGAGGACGAAGAATTAACCTTGAAAAAAACTGTACAAGAACTTGACGAAAAATATAAAGAAAGTAAATATGAAAAATATACAAAAGAAGACTTTCTTAAAGAAGTTTTTATGGATGAAAGAAAATACAACACTCTTGTAAATTTATTAAAAATGAAAAAAAATCTCATTTTACAAGGTCCACCAGGTGTTGGGAAAACTTTCGTTGCAAAAAGACTTGCTTATTCTATTATTGGAGAAAAGGATACTGAAAGAGTAACAATGATTCAATTTCATCAAAGCTACAGTTACGAAGATTTTATCTTAGGCTATCGCCCAAAAGAAGACGGTTTTGAACTTAAAACAGGACCTTTTTATGAGTTCTGTAAAAAAGCTAGTAATGATCCTAAAAGAGAATACTTTTTCATAATCGATGAAATAAATAGAGGTAATATAAGCAAGATTCTTGGAGAATTACTTATGCTCATAGAAAAAGATAAAAGAGGGGAAGAGATTAAATTACTTTATACGGATGAATTATTTACTGTTCCCGAAAATTTGTATATAATAGGAACGATGAATACAGCAGACAGAAGCATTGCAATAATTGATTACGCATTAAGAAGAAGATTTTCATTCATTGATCTTAAACCTGCTTTTAAATCAGATACTTTTAAAACTAATATTATAGAAAAAAACAGCAATCCTAAATTTAAATCCCTCATTGACAAAATCGAAGAATTGAACGAGGAAATTCGTAAAGAAGACTCTTTAGGCGAAGGATTTCAAATTGGTCATAGCTACTTTTGCTCTAATGGTGAACCTGTAACAAACGAGTGGTTAGAAAATATTGTTGAATATGAAATAATTCCACTTTTAAAAGAATATTGGTACGATAATTCAGAAAAATGTAAAAAGTGGGAAGAAGAACTAAAAGGTGTTATTAAATAATGATTAAGATTCAAAATATTTACTACATGTTGTGTTATGCTTTTGAAGTTTTGAAAAAAGATTCATACAAAAAACTTGAAACTGAGGATTTTGAAAATGCAGCAGATTTATTTGCTGAAATTTTAGCTTTAGGAATTGCTGAACAAATTAAAAAAGGCATTATCAAAGATTATGAAATTAGAATCGAAGAGACAAGTTATCTAAGAGGAAAAATTGATATCTCTTCTTCTATTAAGCAGCAATCAATGTTACGTTCAAAAATGGTTTGTGTCTATGACGAGTTTACTGAAAATACTTATCTGAATCAAATTTTAAAAACAACCATGAACTTGTTGATTCGAAATCCTGATGTTGAAGCAAAACAAAAGCAATCTTTAAAAAAACTGATTTGTTACTTTAACAAAATAGATGAAATAGATCCTTACAAAATACAGTGGTCACGTTTAACTTATCACAGAAACAATGCAACGTATGAGATGTTGCTGAATATCTGTTATTTAATTATCAACGGATTACTGATGACAGAAGAAAAAGGAACCAAAAAGTTGGCAAAATATTTAGACGATCAGCGCATGAGCAAACTTTTTGAGAAATTTGTTCTCAATTATTATCGTAAACATTATCGAGAACTTGATCCCAGTTCCACCATTATCAAGTGGGACACAGATAATGAAGACACAGAATTTTTACCGATGATGAAAACTGACGTCATGCTTAAAGGAAAAGAGAGAATTTTAATTATCGATACAAAATATTATTCTAAAACCATGCAAAAAAATGTATTATACGACGCTCAAACGATTCGATCGAATAACTTGTATCAAATTTACGCTTACGTAAAAAATGCAGATAAAACAAATTCAGGAAACGTAAGTGGTCTACTATTGTATGCCAAAACTGATGAAGATATTGATTTAAATAAAGATTACATCATTGGAGGTAATCGAATAAGCGTGAAAACTTTGGATTTAAATACAAATTTTAGAGAAATAGAAAAGCAATTAAATAAAATAGTAGAAGAATTAGAACTTTTAAAAAATAGGTAATTTCTAAATTGTTGAAAAAGAGTGATGAAAGATACATTGAAAAAATTGGTTAGAACTGTCATTATCTATAGGCAAATATCCTATCTCATCTATTACAAGAACTTTGCATTTTGCAAAATGTTTTAGTCTTGTTTGTAGTCTATTTTCCAATAATGGCTTTTTTAGTTGTGAGATTAAGTCATAGAAATTGATAAAATATGTTGAATATATGTGTTTTGCACATTCTATTACGATTGAAACTGCTAAATGTGTCTTACCTACACTAGGTGTTCCTACAAAAAGTATATTTTCATTGTTCTCCACAAATCTTAAACTTTTTAAATTCAATATCTCTTATAAGGCTGTTTTATCATTCCCTTATTTTTCTCCAAGTTTGTATATGGGTAATTGTTTGATATAATATTAAAGATAAACACCTCTTGAAAGTATTAGAGTAAAAGAGGGGCGAATAAGCATTTTAGGTAGTTTATAGAAACTGAAATCTTTTCTTTCTAATTAGTTTTATAAAATAAAAAATTGTTTGATGAGCAATTATTTAGAAGAGGGGAAATATATAGATGGCAAAAAAAAGCAAGAATAATGTAAATCAAGAAAAGCCTCTTGAGAAGCAGCTTTGGAAGGCTGCCGACAAGCTGCGAAAGAACATTGATGCTGCGGAATACAAACACAAGGACACAAAAGAAAAAGAAAATCCATCGCTTAAAGGAGTCTTGCCCAAGTTATATGCCCGCGGCAACCTCGGCCCAACAAGCCTTGGCGGATTAAACGATGGTTCGTTTTTAAATGATGTCCATAAAGACCTAAAAGCAGTTATGCAGGGAAGGGGGAGGTTAAACTATGCAGGGAAATGAACTTGACGTAAAAACGTTGGAAAACTGGTTATGGGAAGCTGCCTGTAAAATTAGGGGTCCCATCGATGCTCCTAAGTATAAAGATTACATTCTGCCCCTTGTATTTTTAAAAAGGCTCTCGGATGTATTCGATGATGAAATAAATAGACTCTCCCAAAAGTACGGCTCAAGGGAGATTGTTGAACAGTTATTAGCCCAGGACCACAACCTCGTCCGTTTTTATCTCCCTAAAAAGACCAGGTGGGAGGAAATTGCCAAACAGACCACCAATGTTGGAGAATATCTAACCGATGCTGTTCGCACCATCGCCAGAGAAAATTCCAAACTTCAGGGCGTTGTGGATGCAGTAGATTTTAATGCCACTGCTGCAGGACAGAGAATTATCAGCGATGATAGATTAAAAGAGCTCATAGATGTTTTAGGTAGATACCGACTGGGCTTAGATGATGTAGATGCTGACATTTTAGGGCGGGCTTATGAATATCTATTGCGGAAGTTCGCTGAGGGTTCTGGACAAAGCGCCGGAGAATTTTACACCCCCGGAGAAGTTGCTATATTGATGTCTTACATACTGAACCCCGAGCCCGGGGATGAAATATATGATCCCTGCTGTGGCTCGGGAGGTTTACTGATAAAATCTCATTTGCGGTTTAAAGAGAAATATGGAGGGGATTCTTCTCTTGAACCTCTAAAATTTTATGGCCAAGAGATACTACATTCCACATTTGCCATAGCCAAGATGAATACTTTTATTCACGATATGGAAGCTCATATTGCTCTCGGGGATACAATGAATAGGCCTGCATTTTTAACGCCAGAAGGGTCGCTCAGAAAATTCGACCTCGTTACTGCCAACCCGATGTGGAACCAGAATTTTCCTCCCTCTACTTATGAGAATGACCCATACAATCGCTTCATTTTTGGTTATCCTCCTTCCAGCAGTGCAGACTGGGGCTGGATTCAGCATATGTTTGCATCTTTGAATGAAAAAGGTAAAATGGCGGTAGTAATCGATACCGGTGCAGTTTCCCGGGGTAGCGGGAATGTGGGAAAGAATAGGGAAAGGGATATAAGAAAGGAGTTTGTCGAAGGAGATTTTGTAGAAGCTGTTTTATTGCTGCCAGAAAATCTGTTTTATAACACAACCGCACCAGGAGTTATCATAGTAATTAACAAATCTAAGCGAGACGAGAGAAAAGGGCAGATATTGCTCATCAACGCTTCTAAACTGTTTAAAAAAGGTAGACCCAAAAATTACTTCCCCGATGAGAACATAAAGCAAATTTCTGATATATATCTTAACTGGATAGAGGAAGAAGGTATAAGCAAAATCATCACCCGAGAAGAGGCAGCCAGAAATGATTATAACTTGAGTCCTTCTCGCTATGTTGCTCAAAATGGTGAAGATGATACCCTACCTTTAGAAGATGCCATTGTCCAGTTAAAAGAGGCAGAAGAAGAAAGAGCAAAAGCAGATGCCCAACTAAAGGAAATACTAAAAGGGTTGGGGGTGGAGCTTTAATGTATGAGCTAAAGGGAGGCCTACCAGAAGACTTCAAAATGACAGAACTCGGACCACTACCAGAGGAGTGGGAAGTGGTGAAGCTGGGAGATGCCATAGAAGAATTAAAAGAAAAGAATAAAAGTAACGTGGATCTCAAAGTGTTTACTGTTTCAAATATGGAAGGTTTTGTTCTTTCTGATAGGTTTTTTGGAAAGCGAGTTTATAGCAAAGACACGGATAACTACAAAATAGTTCGGCAGGGTTATTTTGCCTATAATCCTTATAGGATCAATGTAGGCTCTATTGGACTGTTCAAGGAAATAATAGGGTTGGTTAGTCCTGCGTATGTGGTTTTTAAAGTCAAAAGAACAGATTGCTTGCATCCTGAATTTCTCTTTAGACTTTTGAAAAGTCCATTTTACATGTCTGAAATACAAAGAATTGCGATGTCTAGAGGAAGCGTGAGAAGAAGTTTATCCTATAGAGATTTATCGGACTTCAAAATTCCTCTTCCTCCTCTTTCTGAGCAGGAAAAAATTGCCGCTGTTCTCTCCGCTGTTCAAGAGGCAAAAGAGAAAACAGAGGCAGTGATAAGAGCCACCAAGGAATTCAAAAAATCGATGATGAGCTACCTCTTCACCTATGGTCCTGTGGCACTACCGGATGCAGAAAATGTACCACTCAAGGAGACAGAAGTAGGTATGATACCGGAGGAGTGGGAAGTGGTAAGGCTGGGAGATGTTGCTAATAAATCATATAGTGGAGGTACTCCCTCTACATCAAAAGAAGAATATTGGAATGGCAGCATACCTTGGACTACATCAGCAATAATCGGAGAAGAGGACGTATTTCTTGATAAATTTCAAAAGACAATTACCAAAAGTGGATTAGAATCTTCTTCAACGAAGATTACACCTAGGAATACTCTTTTAGTTGGAACTCGTGTGGGCGTAGGAAAGGCTGTTATTACTAGATTAGATGTTGCCATAAATCAAGATCTTACGGCTATTGAACTTAACACACAACGCATGTTACCTGTGTTTATAGCATACTTTTTTAAAATAGAAGGTATTCAAAAATGGTTTGAAAACAATAAGCGGGGGGCGACTATCAAAGGAATACCGA encodes:
- a CDS encoding restriction endonuclease subunit S translates to MYELKGGLPEDFKMTELGPLPEEWEVVKLGDAIEELKEKNKSNVDLKVFTVSNMEGFVLSDRFFGKRVYSKDTDNYKIVRQGYFAYNPYRINVGSIGLFKEIIGLVSPAYVVFKVKRTDCLHPEFLFRLLKSPFYMSEIQRIAMSRGSVRRSLSYRDLSDFKIPLPPLSEQEKIAAVLSAVQEAKEKTEAVIRATKEFKKSMMSYLFTYGPVALPDAENVPLKETEVGMIPEEWEVVRLGDVANKSYSGGTPSTSKEEYWNGSIPWTTSAIIGEEDVFLDKFQKTITKSGLESSSTKITPRNTLLVGTRVGVGKAVITRLDVAINQDLTAIELNTQRMLPVFIAYFFKIEGIQKWFENNKRGATIKGIPRKDLLNILIPLPPLPVQQKIASILSAIDRKIEAEEDKKKALEDLFKTLLHNLMTAKIRVNNLEVGA
- the mcrC gene encoding 5-methylcytosine-specific restriction endonuclease system specificity protein McrC, whose amino-acid sequence is MIKIQNIYYMLCYAFEVLKKDSYKKLETEDFENAADLFAEILALGIAEQIKKGIIKDYEIRIEETSYLRGKIDISSSIKQQSMLRSKMVCVYDEFTENTYLNQILKTTMNLLIRNPDVEAKQKQSLKKLICYFNKIDEIDPYKIQWSRLTYHRNNATYEMLLNICYLIINGLLMTEEKGTKKLAKYLDDQRMSKLFEKFVLNYYRKHYRELDPSSTIIKWDTDNEDTEFLPMMKTDVMLKGKERILIIDTKYYSKTMQKNVLYDAQTIRSNNLYQIYAYVKNADKTNSGNVSGLLLYAKTDEDIDLNKDYIIGGNRISVKTLDLNTNFREIEKQLNKIVEELELLKNR
- a CDS encoding class I SAM-dependent DNA methyltransferase — translated: MQGNELDVKTLENWLWEAACKIRGPIDAPKYKDYILPLVFLKRLSDVFDDEINRLSQKYGSREIVEQLLAQDHNLVRFYLPKKTRWEEIAKQTTNVGEYLTDAVRTIARENSKLQGVVDAVDFNATAAGQRIISDDRLKELIDVLGRYRLGLDDVDADILGRAYEYLLRKFAEGSGQSAGEFYTPGEVAILMSYILNPEPGDEIYDPCCGSGGLLIKSHLRFKEKYGGDSSLEPLKFYGQEILHSTFAIAKMNTFIHDMEAHIALGDTMNRPAFLTPEGSLRKFDLVTANPMWNQNFPPSTYENDPYNRFIFGYPPSSSADWGWIQHMFASLNEKGKMAVVIDTGAVSRGSGNVGKNRERDIRKEFVEGDFVEAVLLLPENLFYNTTAPGVIIVINKSKRDERKGQILLINASKLFKKGRPKNYFPDENIKQISDIYLNWIEEEGISKIITREEAARNDYNLSPSRYVAQNGEDDTLPLEDAIVQLKEAEEERAKADAQLKEILKGLGVEL
- a CDS encoding AAA family ATPase, which translates into the protein MFKNPDNPHHSFPDLSYEALKLRKNKNKETNINEDEELTLKKTVQELDEKYKESKYEKYTKEDFLKEVFMDERKYNTLVNLLKMKKNLILQGPPGVGKTFVAKRLAYSIIGEKDTERVTMIQFHQSYSYEDFILGYRPKEDGFELKTGPFYEFCKKASNDPKREYFFIIDEINRGNISKILGELLMLIEKDKRGEEIKLLYTDELFTVPENLYIIGTMNTADRSIAIIDYALRRRFSFIDLKPAFKSDTFKTNIIEKNSNPKFKSLIDKIEELNEEIRKEDSLGEGFQIGHSYFCSNGEPVTNEWLENIVEYEIIPLLKEYWYDNSEKCKKWEEELKGVIK
- a CDS encoding ATP-binding protein, whose amino-acid sequence is AILDRLLHHSHVIAIKGESYRLKEKLDLFSNVSNS